A genomic window from Candidatus Andeanibacterium colombiense includes:
- the glpK gene encoding glycerol kinase GlpK, with the protein MAEQFILVLDEGTTSTRAMLFAPDGSVHRVVQREFAQHYPRPGWVEHDAGEIWDDTLACAREVVAAAGGPRHIACIGIANQRETVVAWDRTTGRPLAHALVWQDRRTAGQCAALREAGHEPAVQQATGLLLDPYFSGTKMRWLIENEPAVAQAAEDGRLAFGTIESWLVFKLTGGTHVTDASNASRTLLLPLAGADWDEGLCDLFGVPRAALPEVCDSAGHFGTTLPELFGASIPITGLAGDQQAATIGQGCLAPGDTKATYGTGAFILANTGGTLPHSEHRLLGTVLYQLQGKRTYAVEGSVFVAGSLIKWLRDALGLIREAAETETLARSIDSAGGVAIVPAHTGLGAPYWEPLARGVFTGLSFTTGKAEIARAALEAQSHQTCDLAQAFAADGASWTGLRIDGGMSANDWLAQDIADILRLPVERPVNVETTALGAAMLAGLGAGLFASLEDACAAMRGGVTRFEPAMEDAVREDRLARWRKAIAAARL; encoded by the coding sequence ATGGCAGAACAATTCATCCTCGTACTCGATGAAGGCACCACCTCCACCCGCGCGATGCTGTTCGCGCCCGACGGGAGCGTGCACCGCGTCGTCCAGCGCGAATTCGCGCAGCATTATCCGCGGCCCGGCTGGGTCGAGCACGATGCGGGCGAGATCTGGGACGACACGCTCGCCTGCGCGCGGGAAGTGGTCGCGGCGGCGGGCGGTCCGCGCCATATCGCCTGCATCGGCATCGCCAACCAGCGCGAGACGGTGGTCGCCTGGGATCGCACCACCGGCCGGCCGCTCGCCCATGCGCTGGTATGGCAGGATCGACGGACCGCCGGCCAGTGCGCGGCGCTGCGCGAGGCCGGGCACGAACCCGCGGTCCAGCAGGCGACCGGCCTGCTGCTCGATCCCTACTTCTCCGGCACCAAGATGCGCTGGCTGATCGAGAACGAACCGGCGGTGGCGCAGGCGGCAGAGGACGGCAGGCTGGCGTTCGGCACGATCGAGAGCTGGCTGGTGTTCAAACTCACCGGCGGAACGCACGTCACCGACGCCAGCAACGCCAGCCGCACGCTGCTGCTGCCGCTGGCCGGCGCGGACTGGGACGAAGGCCTGTGCGATCTGTTCGGCGTACCGCGCGCCGCCCTGCCCGAGGTCTGCGACAGCGCCGGGCACTTCGGGACGACGCTGCCCGAGCTGTTCGGTGCGTCGATCCCGATCACCGGTCTCGCGGGCGACCAGCAGGCGGCGACGATCGGGCAGGGCTGCCTCGCGCCGGGCGACACCAAGGCGACTTACGGCACCGGCGCCTTCATCCTCGCGAATACCGGCGGCACGCTGCCGCATTCGGAGCACCGGCTGCTCGGCACGGTACTCTACCAGCTCCAGGGCAAGCGGACCTATGCGGTCGAGGGTTCGGTGTTCGTCGCCGGGAGCTTGATCAAATGGCTGCGCGACGCCCTCGGGCTGATCCGCGAGGCGGCCGAGACCGAGACGCTCGCCCGCTCGATCGACAGCGCCGGCGGGGTCGCGATCGTTCCCGCGCATACCGGGCTCGGCGCGCCTTACTGGGAGCCGCTCGCGCGTGGGGTGTTCACCGGGCTCAGCTTCACCACCGGCAAGGCCGAGATCGCGCGGGCCGCGCTGGAGGCGCAGTCGCACCAGACCTGCGATCTCGCACAGGCCTTCGCCGCCGATGGCGCGAGCTGGACCGGGTTGCGGATCGACGGCGGGATGAGCGCGAACGACTGGCTGGCGCAGGACATCGCCGACATATTGCGGTTGCCGGTCGAGCGGCCGGTCAACGTCGAGACCACCGCGCTCGGCGCGGCGATGCTCGCGGGGCTCGGGGCGGGGCTGTTCGCTTCGCTGGAGGATGCGTGCGCGGCGATGCGCGGCGGGGTCACGCGGTTCGAGCCGGCGATGGAGGATGCGGTGCGGGAAGACCGCCTCGCGCGCTGGCGCAAGGCGATTGCCGCGGCGCGGCTCTAG
- a CDS encoding DUF1465 family protein has product MTGPSDINPHIVEALYNEALLLAEEARSAFDLSGRLDDASEDEDLARIALSCEALRTTTRMMHVIAWLLNQRAFFAGEITQLQLRRHGRLPAKATRADSDQLALLEPALRGLIGQSERLYARIERLDAAWQENFRMQPSAVHRLRERLGDRVASL; this is encoded by the coding sequence ATGACTGGTCCATCCGACATAAATCCACATATCGTGGAAGCGCTCTACAACGAGGCGCTGCTGCTGGCCGAAGAGGCGCGCTCGGCGTTCGACCTGTCGGGCCGACTCGACGATGCGAGCGAGGACGAGGATCTCGCCCGCATCGCGCTCTCGTGCGAAGCCCTGCGCACGACCACCCGGATGATGCATGTGATCGCGTGGCTGCTTAACCAGCGCGCGTTCTTCGCCGGCGAGATCACCCAGCTCCAGCTGCGCCGCCACGGTCGCCTGCCGGCCAAGGCGACGCGGGCGGACTCGGACCAGCTCGCGCTGCTCGAGCCGGCGCTGCGCGGACTGATCGGCCAGAGTGAGCGGCTCTACGCCCGGATCGAACGGCTCGATGCCGCGTGGCAGGAGAACTTCCGCATGCAGCCGAGCGCGGTCCACCGGCTGCGCGAGCGGCTGGGCGACCGGGTCGCCTCGCTCTAG
- a CDS encoding DUF465 domain-containing protein yields MTEEEMRKRLTALSVEHRDLDAAIEALTGAGSQDQLQIARLKRRKLLLKDQIAFFEDYLTPDIIA; encoded by the coding sequence GTGACCGAAGAGGAGATGCGCAAGCGGCTGACGGCATTGAGCGTGGAGCACCGCGACCTTGACGCCGCGATCGAGGCATTGACCGGCGCAGGATCGCAGGACCAGCTGCAGATCGCGCGACTCAAGCGGCGCAAATTGCTGCTGAAGGACCAGATCGCGTTTTTCGAGGATTATTTGACCCCGGATATAATAGCGTGA
- a CDS encoding DUF465 domain-containing protein, giving the protein MMETHIVALQSKHEGLERKIREELNRPSPDDAVIRSLKKRKLQLKQEIVAL; this is encoded by the coding sequence ATAATGGAAACGCACATCGTCGCCCTGCAGAGCAAGCACGAAGGCCTCGAACGCAAAATCCGCGAGGAGCTGAACCGGCCTTCCCCCGACGATGCGGTTATCCGCAGCCTGAAGAAGCGGAAGCTCCAGCTGAAGCAGGAAATCGTCGCGCTGTGA
- the ptsP gene encoding phosphoenolpyruvate--protein phosphotransferase: MSAAQAARSILTQLHEVMASRRHPQGKLNQVVEIIGETLDSEVCSIYLLREGALELFATRGLAQEAVHVTRMGVGEGLTGTIAANVETLNLAEATAHPEFQYRPETGEDKFHSFAGVPIVRRERAVGVLTVQHVDPRRYEEVEIEALQTVAMVLAEMIDNAGLVDAEDAVGAAALSEPDQLKGLTLVKGLGSGIAVFHQPRINIEHIVAEDTELERQRVYLAFDKMREQIDTMASQAEFGVDGEHDEVLATYKMFAYDEGWSRRINEAIDSGLTAEAAIERVQQRTRMRMREIDDPLLADRMHDLEDLANRLLRTVSGQVGTAASAGLRDDTILIARNLGPAELLEYDKRRLKGVILEEGSLTAHVVIVARAMSVPVLGRVRNARSLIREGNQLLLDADQGIVTARPSPSLIEAFEQRSAKSRERQAGYAKLRDVEPFSRDGTRITVMMNAGLRDDIPNLNLTGADGIGLFRTEFQFLVSAAMPQRDRQTRLYRDVLDAAGSRPVIFRTVDIGGDKSLPYLRSEHSENDENPAMGWRALRLALEREGLLKVQARSLLDAAAGRILNVMFPMVSEPWEFDAARAVFEGQLAFLKRQKKKLPTAIRYGVMLEVPALAEQLDILLPKIGFLSIGTNDLTQFLFAADRANPKLAERYDWVSPSILRFIHRVVQGTAGHNVDVTVCGEMGGRRLEALALLGIGIRRLSITPAGIGPIKELVRKVDLEEIGAAMQAWLATPPPDMRRALEDWAGERGIEID; the protein is encoded by the coding sequence ATGAGCGCCGCCCAAGCCGCCCGATCGATCCTGACCCAGCTTCACGAGGTGATGGCGTCTCGCCGTCACCCGCAGGGCAAGCTCAACCAGGTCGTCGAAATCATCGGCGAGACGCTGGATAGCGAAGTCTGCTCGATCTATCTGCTGCGCGAAGGCGCGCTCGAACTGTTCGCGACCCGCGGGCTGGCGCAGGAGGCGGTCCACGTCACCCGCATGGGCGTGGGCGAAGGGCTGACCGGCACGATCGCCGCCAACGTCGAGACGCTGAACCTTGCCGAGGCGACCGCCCATCCGGAGTTCCAGTATCGCCCCGAAACCGGCGAGGACAAGTTCCACTCTTTCGCCGGCGTCCCGATCGTGCGGCGCGAGCGGGCGGTGGGCGTGCTCACCGTGCAGCACGTCGATCCGCGGCGTTACGAGGAAGTCGAGATCGAGGCGCTGCAGACCGTCGCGATGGTGCTGGCCGAGATGATCGACAACGCCGGGCTGGTCGACGCCGAAGATGCGGTGGGCGCGGCCGCCCTGTCCGAGCCGGACCAGCTCAAGGGGCTGACGCTGGTCAAGGGCCTCGGGTCGGGCATCGCGGTGTTTCACCAGCCGCGCATCAATATCGAACACATCGTGGCCGAGGATACCGAGCTGGAGCGCCAGCGGGTCTATCTCGCGTTCGACAAGATGCGCGAACAGATCGACACGATGGCCAGCCAGGCCGAATTCGGCGTCGACGGCGAGCATGACGAGGTCCTCGCGACCTACAAGATGTTCGCTTACGACGAAGGCTGGAGCCGCCGGATCAACGAGGCGATCGACAGCGGGCTGACGGCGGAGGCCGCGATCGAGCGGGTCCAGCAGCGCACCCGGATGCGCATGCGCGAGATCGACGATCCGCTGCTGGCCGACCGGATGCACGATCTGGAGGATCTCGCGAACCGCCTGTTGCGGACCGTCTCGGGCCAGGTCGGCACCGCCGCCAGCGCGGGGCTGCGCGACGATACGATCCTGATCGCGCGCAACCTCGGCCCGGCCGAACTGCTCGAATACGACAAGCGCCGGCTCAAGGGCGTGATCCTCGAGGAAGGCTCGCTCACCGCGCATGTGGTGATCGTCGCCCGGGCGATGAGCGTGCCGGTGCTCGGGCGGGTGCGCAACGCGCGCTCGCTGATCCGCGAAGGCAATCAGCTGCTGCTCGATGCCGACCAGGGGATCGTCACCGCGCGTCCTTCGCCGAGCCTGATCGAGGCGTTCGAGCAGCGTTCGGCCAAGAGCCGCGAGCGCCAGGCGGGCTACGCGAAGCTGCGCGACGTCGAACCGTTCAGCCGCGACGGCACCCGCATCACGGTGATGATGAACGCCGGCCTGCGCGACGACATCCCGAACCTCAACCTGACCGGGGCCGACGGGATCGGGCTGTTTCGCACCGAATTCCAGTTCCTCGTCTCGGCCGCGATGCCGCAGCGCGACCGCCAGACCCGGCTGTACCGCGACGTGCTCGATGCGGCGGGATCGCGCCCGGTGATCTTCCGCACGGTCGATATCGGCGGCGACAAGTCGCTGCCCTATCTGCGCTCCGAGCATTCGGAGAACGACGAGAACCCGGCGATGGGCTGGCGCGCGCTGCGGCTCGCGCTCGAACGCGAAGGGCTGCTCAAGGTCCAGGCGCGTTCGCTGCTCGATGCAGCGGCGGGGCGCATACTCAACGTGATGTTCCCGATGGTGTCCGAGCCGTGGGAATTCGACGCGGCGCGCGCGGTGTTCGAAGGCCAGCTCGCCTTCCTCAAGCGGCAGAAGAAGAAGCTCCCGACCGCGATCCGCTACGGCGTGATGCTCGAGGTGCCGGCGCTGGCCGAACAGCTCGACATATTGCTTCCGAAGATCGGCTTCCTCTCGATCGGGACCAACGATCTCACCCAGTTCCTGTTCGCCGCCGACCGCGCCAATCCGAAGCTGGCCGAACGCTACGATTGGGTCAGCCCCTCGATCCTGCGCTTCATCCACCGGGTGGTGCAGGGGACCGCGGGGCACAATGTCGACGTTACCGTCTGCGGCGAGATGGGCGGCCGGCGGCTTGAGGCGCTGGCGCTGCTCGGCATCGGGATCCGGCGCCTCTCGATCACTCCCGCCGGCATCGGCCCGATCAAGGAACTGGTGCGCAAGGTCGATCTGGAAGAGATCGGCGCGGCGATGCAGGCCTGGCTCGCGACCCCGCCCCCCGACATGCGCCGAGCACTGGAAGACTGGGCCGGCGAGCGCGGAATCGAGATCGATTGA
- a CDS encoding DUF4115 domain-containing protein, with amino-acid sequence MRQYRLPVSVGEKLRMAREEKGWTLAQVAAETRITQRHLALIEAGDFAALPGRTYSVGFSRTYAKMLGLDDNEIAQQVRGELEQIAPQDTRAMSFEPGDPARVPSSRLAWFCALAALILFIGGGVFVWTNFINPEGSLPWLTGGEAPKPAPKPAAVAPVAAPAATGAVVFTALEPKVWVKFTDADGNQLMQGEMLQGESYTVPADVAGAKVSTARPTALSITVGGRPVPPLADKDRVMSNVPVAAAALLARPAPGSPAAAVSGAGHRTTRPAALQESAPATEAAPAAAAPAPAASPTA; translated from the coding sequence ATGAGGCAGTATAGGCTTCCCGTCAGCGTTGGCGAGAAGCTGCGGATGGCGCGCGAGGAAAAGGGCTGGACCCTGGCCCAAGTCGCCGCCGAAACCCGCATTACCCAGCGCCATCTCGCTTTGATCGAGGCAGGCGATTTCGCCGCGCTGCCGGGCCGCACCTATTCGGTCGGCTTTTCGCGGACCTACGCGAAGATGCTCGGGCTCGACGACAATGAGATCGCGCAGCAGGTGCGCGGGGAACTGGAACAGATCGCCCCGCAGGATACCCGGGCGATGAGCTTCGAGCCGGGCGATCCGGCGCGGGTCCCGTCCAGCCGGCTGGCATGGTTCTGCGCGCTCGCCGCGCTGATCCTGTTCATCGGGGGCGGGGTGTTCGTATGGACCAATTTCATCAACCCCGAAGGCAGCCTGCCGTGGCTGACCGGGGGCGAGGCGCCGAAGCCCGCGCCCAAGCCGGCTGCCGTCGCGCCGGTCGCGGCCCCCGCCGCCACCGGCGCCGTGGTGTTCACCGCGCTCGAGCCCAAGGTCTGGGTCAAGTTCACCGATGCCGACGGCAACCAGCTGATGCAGGGCGAGATGCTGCAGGGCGAAAGCTACACCGTCCCCGCCGATGTCGCCGGGGCGAAGGTCTCGACCGCGCGGCCGACCGCGCTGTCGATCACCGTCGGCGGCCGGCCGGTTCCGCCGCTGGCGGACAAGGACCGGGTGATGAGCAATGTCCCCGTGGCCGCCGCCGCGCTGCTGGCCCGGCCCGCGCCGGGCAGCCCCGCGGCCGCCGTTTCCGGCGCCGGGCACCGGACCACGCGGCCCGCTGCTCTGCAGGAATCGGCGCCCGCGACGGAAGCTGCTCCGGCAGCGGCGGCACCCGCTCCCGCCGCATCGCCCACAGCTTAA
- the tilS gene encoding tRNA lysidine(34) synthetase TilS — protein MAKAAIPERVEAATVDHGLRPESGSEAAMVAELCAAYGIPHRILGVRIARGNLHDKARIARYAAMGRWMEERGLAALATAHHADDQAETFLMRLNRGSGVPGLAGVRARGVVPGTQLALLRPLLGWRREELAGIVARSGLEAAQDPSNEDPKYDRARIREALKAADWLDVPAIAASAAHLADAEAVLQWTAQREWEEAVEVGEGEIRYRPKAPGFIRIRVLARAIGVLGVEPRLGSVAGLIARLQRGKDATLGGVVARVDTDCWTLRKEPPRRVEGMD, from the coding sequence CTGGCCAAGGCCGCGATCCCCGAGCGGGTCGAAGCCGCGACGGTCGATCACGGGCTGCGGCCCGAAAGCGGGTCGGAAGCGGCGATGGTTGCGGAACTCTGCGCCGCCTATGGCATCCCGCACCGCATCCTCGGCGTGCGGATCGCGCGCGGGAACCTGCACGACAAGGCCCGCATCGCGCGCTACGCGGCGATGGGCCGGTGGATGGAGGAGCGCGGCCTCGCGGCGCTCGCCACCGCGCATCATGCGGACGACCAGGCCGAAACCTTCCTGATGCGGCTCAACCGCGGCAGCGGCGTACCGGGGCTCGCCGGGGTGCGCGCCCGCGGCGTGGTGCCCGGGACCCAGCTGGCGCTGCTGCGGCCGCTGCTCGGCTGGCGGCGCGAGGAACTGGCCGGGATCGTCGCCCGCTCGGGGCTGGAAGCGGCACAGGACCCGTCGAACGAAGACCCGAAATACGACCGCGCGCGAATCCGCGAGGCGCTCAAGGCGGCCGACTGGCTGGACGTGCCGGCGATCGCGGCGAGCGCCGCGCACCTCGCCGACGCCGAAGCGGTGCTGCAATGGACCGCCCAGCGCGAATGGGAAGAAGCGGTCGAGGTCGGCGAGGGCGAGATCCGCTATCGCCCGAAGGCCCCGGGCTTCATCCGCATCCGCGTGCTCGCGCGCGCGATCGGCGTGCTCGGGGTCGAGCCGCGGCTTGGCTCGGTCGCCGGGCTGATCGCCCGGCTCCAGCGCGGCAAGGACGCGACGCTCGGCGGGGTGGTCGCGCGGGTGGACACCGACTGCTGGACTTTGCGGAAAGAACCGCCCCGGCGGGTCGAGGGGATGGATTGA
- a CDS encoding L,D-transpeptidase family protein, translated as MDPAVKWIGGVSIAAALAFAGAMVAGRTLGEDEAAPKLTAEDVLKLDQPAAPSAPSAAAAGPDPVSPAEAQAPPPKPSIAADEPFVIKRVLDIGDPIKYGQWFWDDKGVPPGPLVMTVDLDARVISVFRGGYEIGAAAVLLGTDDYPTPLGRFPILTKERHNVSEKYGNAPMPWTLRLTWDGVAIHGGHTVENGYASHGCISPPDDFQAKLYDIARKGDVVIITRGKRTGVGKSLVG; from the coding sequence ATGGACCCGGCAGTGAAATGGATCGGCGGCGTGAGCATCGCCGCGGCGCTCGCCTTCGCCGGCGCGATGGTCGCCGGGCGAACGCTGGGCGAAGACGAGGCCGCGCCGAAGCTGACCGCCGAGGACGTGCTCAAGCTGGACCAGCCCGCTGCCCCTTCCGCGCCTTCGGCCGCCGCCGCGGGGCCCGATCCGGTCTCGCCCGCCGAGGCCCAGGCGCCGCCGCCCAAGCCCTCGATCGCGGCGGACGAGCCGTTCGTGATCAAGCGGGTGCTCGATATCGGGGACCCCATCAAATACGGCCAGTGGTTCTGGGACGACAAGGGCGTGCCCCCCGGCCCGCTGGTGATGACGGTCGATCTCGACGCGCGGGTGATCTCGGTGTTTCGCGGCGGCTATGAGATCGGCGCGGCGGCTGTGCTGCTGGGCACCGACGATTATCCGACCCCGCTGGGGCGCTTCCCGATCCTGACCAAGGAACGCCACAACGTCTCCGAGAAATACGGCAATGCGCCGATGCCCTGGACCCTGCGGCTGACCTGGGACGGGGTCGCGATCCACGGCGGCCATACGGTCGAGAACGGCTACGCCAGCCACGGCTGCATCTCGCCGCCCGACGATTTCCAGGCGAAGCTCTACGACATCGCGCGGAAAGGCGATGTGGTGATCATCACCCGGGGCAAACGCACCGGCGTGGGGAAATCGTTGGTGGGGTAG
- a CDS encoding phosphoenolpyruvate carboxylase, producing the protein MRTVSDLVARLETLRERTAETPLFNPAFQLSLELSREIEAGGLTLEQVGEMVADLECDALQSRAARLRRLIAPVGIEANLAAFTQGLADEPDDFREFRARWERPQIHAVFTAHPTFLLAPAETAAVAHAASSDGPIDNAVCAVSHEKPAITLTYEHEEALAAIARGAEARDRLVGTLLAEAAKRWPDKWHGFAPLPFRFASWVGYDMDGRTDINWYTSVQFRLTEKARRLADYGAKLEAIDPAHPLLETLRAATAYADARAQDFTADFTDPEALSAIANRLTADDPAKLLSLAPLIEHLEAEAQGAPDARAIALKTLAAAMRADGLGAGWIHFRVNSSQLHNAIRRVIDPAGELDLGSRGALVRLRELLAAAKPHRSNFAALAIESSTAIRQFLAMAQILHHIDGDAPIRMLIAECEQPSTILAALYFAKLLGIEDKVDVSPLFETENALENGGRLLDALLAEDAYRDYVRIRGRVAIQTGFSDAGRFVGQVPASLAIERLQGRLAEAMVANGLTDVAALIFDTHGESMGRGAHPSSFQDRLEWPLSPWARRRFIRAGIVLEPEVSFQGGDGYLFFATPELALATLTRIAELRPAETDPDAPTDPFYRRTDLSLDFYRAIKDHQREHLESRTYSRAITAFGLGMLNPTGSRVSRRQSDISADREMSLRQIRAIPHNAILQQLGYPVNVICGVGTAADGIYEEIAGLLKDSDRGRQIVRMVRAANALSSIKTVAAYGELFNSAYWASRPYRGTEAHLSDACETLAEYLVKDDRAGVFRRLASRLRIDALKLRRLLDLIPEDGMRPENEPVRRGIGVLQAIRLALFQHMFIRAVSIPVFSRANDISREDVLEMVFTMRIDEALAQLRRAFPTHFPEIGDFAIDEPTDYPDGAAGEGYEFIQRDFVDPIEQAHRLSLRITTAIANHFGAHG; encoded by the coding sequence ATGAGGACTGTTTCGGATCTGGTCGCCCGCCTCGAAACCCTGCGCGAGCGGACCGCCGAAACGCCCCTCTTCAACCCGGCCTTCCAGCTGAGCCTCGAACTCTCGCGCGAGATCGAGGCCGGCGGCCTGACCCTCGAACAGGTCGGCGAGATGGTCGCCGACCTGGAATGCGATGCGCTGCAAAGCCGTGCGGCGCGGCTCCGCCGCCTGATCGCGCCGGTCGGGATCGAGGCGAACCTTGCCGCCTTCACCCAGGGGCTGGCGGATGAGCCAGACGATTTCCGGGAATTCCGCGCCCGCTGGGAACGCCCGCAGATCCATGCGGTGTTCACCGCCCACCCGACCTTCCTGCTCGCCCCGGCCGAAACCGCGGCCGTCGCGCATGCGGCGTCGAGCGACGGACCGATCGACAATGCGGTCTGCGCGGTGTCGCATGAGAAGCCCGCGATCACGCTGACCTACGAGCACGAGGAAGCGCTGGCCGCGATCGCCCGGGGCGCCGAGGCGCGCGACCGGCTGGTCGGCACGCTGCTGGCCGAGGCGGCGAAGCGCTGGCCCGACAAGTGGCACGGCTTCGCGCCGCTGCCGTTCCGCTTCGCGAGTTGGGTCGGCTACGACATGGATGGGCGGACCGACATCAACTGGTACACGTCGGTCCAGTTTCGCCTGACCGAGAAGGCGCGCCGGCTGGCGGATTATGGGGCGAAGCTCGAAGCGATCGATCCGGCGCACCCGCTGCTCGAAACGCTGCGCGCGGCGACCGCCTATGCGGACGCCCGCGCACAGGATTTCACCGCCGATTTCACCGACCCCGAGGCCCTCTCGGCAATCGCCAACCGCCTGACCGCCGACGATCCGGCCAAGCTGCTCTCGCTCGCCCCACTGATCGAGCACCTCGAAGCCGAGGCGCAAGGCGCGCCGGACGCGCGCGCGATCGCGCTCAAGACCCTCGCCGCCGCGATGCGCGCGGACGGGCTCGGTGCCGGGTGGATCCATTTCCGGGTCAATTCGAGCCAGCTCCACAATGCGATCCGCCGGGTGATCGACCCGGCGGGCGAGCTCGATCTCGGCAGCCGGGGCGCGCTGGTGCGACTGCGCGAATTGCTCGCCGCCGCGAAACCGCACCGCTCGAACTTCGCCGCGCTGGCGATCGAAAGCTCGACCGCGATCCGCCAGTTCCTCGCGATGGCGCAGATCCTCCACCACATCGACGGCGACGCGCCGATCCGGATGCTGATCGCCGAATGCGAACAGCCGTCGACGATCCTCGCCGCGCTCTATTTCGCCAAATTGCTCGGGATCGAAGACAAGGTCGATGTCTCGCCCTTGTTCGAGACCGAGAACGCGCTGGAGAACGGCGGCCGGCTGCTCGACGCACTGCTGGCCGAGGATGCCTATCGCGATTACGTCCGCATCCGCGGAAGGGTCGCGATCCAGACCGGCTTCTCCGATGCCGGGCGGTTCGTCGGCCAGGTCCCCGCCAGCCTTGCGATCGAGCGGCTCCAGGGCCGGCTGGCCGAAGCGATGGTGGCCAACGGGCTGACCGATGTCGCCGCGCTGATCTTCGACACCCACGGCGAGAGCATGGGCCGCGGCGCGCATCCCTCCAGCTTCCAGGACCGGCTTGAATGGCCGCTGAGCCCGTGGGCGCGGCGGCGCTTCATCCGCGCCGGGATCGTGCTGGAACCCGAAGTCAGCTTCCAGGGCGGCGACGGCTATCTGTTCTTCGCGACCCCCGAACTCGCGCTCGCCACCCTCACCCGCATCGCGGAGTTGCGCCCGGCCGAAACCGACCCCGATGCGCCGACCGATCCGTTCTATCGCCGCACCGACCTGAGCCTCGATTTCTACCGCGCGATCAAGGATCACCAGCGCGAGCATCTCGAAAGCCGCACCTACAGCCGCGCGATCACCGCCTTCGGGCTCGGCATGCTGAACCCCACCGGCAGCCGCGTGTCGCGCCGCCAGTCCGACATTTCGGCCGACCGTGAGATGAGCTTGCGCCAGATCCGCGCGATCCCGCACAATGCGATATTGCAGCAGCTCGGCTATCCGGTGAACGTGATCTGCGGGGTCGGCACCGCGGCCGACGGGATCTACGAAGAAATCGCCGGCCTGCTGAAAGACAGCGACCGCGGGCGGCAGATCGTGCGCATGGTCCGCGCGGCCAATGCGCTCTCCAGCATCAAGACCGTCGCCGCCTATGGCGAATTGTTCAACTCCGCCTATTGGGCCAGCCGCCCCTATCGCGGGACCGAGGCGCACCTCTCCGACGCCTGCGAGACGCTCGCCGAATATCTGGTGAAGGACGACCGCGCGGGCGTGTTCCGCCGCCTCGCCAGCCGCCTCAGGATCGATGCGCTCAAATTGCGCCGGCTGCTCGACCTGATCCCCGAAGACGGCATGCGGCCCGAGAACGAGCCGGTGCGGCGCGGGATCGGGGTGCTCCAGGCAATCCGCCTCGCGCTGTTCCAGCACATGTTCATCCGCGCGGTCTCGATCCCGGTGTTCAGCCGCGCGAACGACATCAGCCGCGAGGACGTGCTCGAAATGGTCTTCACCATGCGGATCGACGAAGCCCTCGCCCAACTCCGCCGCGCCTTCCCGACCCACTTCCCCGAGATCGGCGATTTCGCGATCGACGAGCCGACCGACTATCCCGACGGCGCGGCTGGGGAGGGCTATGAGTTCATCCAGCGCGATTTCGTCGACCCGATCGAGCAGGCACACCGGCTGTCGCTCCGCATCACCACCGCGATCGCCAATCATTTCGGCGCGCACGGCTGA
- the eda gene encoding bifunctional 4-hydroxy-2-oxoglutarate aldolase/2-dehydro-3-deoxy-phosphogluconate aldolase gives MNHDIETIMLTAPVIPVLVIDDAAQARPLAEALVAGGLRVLEVTLRTPAALEAIAEMKRVPGAIVGAGTVTNDREFDASIKAGAEFIVSPGLTESLARVITSHKVPYLPGIATAGDIMRGLDLGLLHFKFFPAVAAGGIPALKALAAPFAQCKFCPTGGVTQDTAPDWLAIDPVLCVGGSWLVPKGPLDFEAVAEAARKAGELAR, from the coding sequence ATGAACCACGACATCGAAACGATCATGCTGACCGCGCCGGTGATCCCGGTGCTGGTGATCGACGACGCGGCGCAGGCGCGCCCGCTGGCCGAAGCACTGGTCGCGGGCGGGCTCAGGGTGCTGGAGGTGACCTTGCGCACCCCGGCGGCGCTCGAAGCAATCGCCGAGATGAAGCGGGTGCCGGGCGCGATCGTCGGCGCGGGCACCGTCACCAACGACCGCGAGTTCGACGCCTCGATCAAGGCCGGCGCCGAATTCATCGTCTCGCCCGGGCTGACCGAAAGCCTCGCGCGGGTGATCACCAGCCACAAGGTCCCGTACCTTCCGGGTATCGCGACGGCGGGCGATATCATGCGCGGGCTCGATCTAGGCCTGCTCCATTTCAAATTCTTCCCGGCGGTGGCGGCCGGCGGGATCCCGGCGCTGAAGGCGCTCGCCGCACCCTTCGCCCAATGCAAGTTCTGCCCGACCGGCGGGGTGACGCAGGATACCGCGCCCGACTGGCTCGCGATCGACCCGGTGCTGTGTGTCGGTGGAAGCTGGCTGGTGCCGAAGGGCCCACTCGATTTCGAAGCGGTCGCGGAGGCCGCGCGCAAGGCAGGAGAACTGGCACGATGA